One segment of Brassica napus cultivar Da-Ae chromosome C3, Da-Ae, whole genome shotgun sequence DNA contains the following:
- the LOC106388638 gene encoding LOW QUALITY PROTEIN: protein SPIRAL1-like 3 (The sequence of the model RefSeq protein was modified relative to this genomic sequence to represent the inferred CDS: inserted 1 base in 1 codon) translates to MDDFFFSXFSLCTSIIPSVASLPRFAANHRRRHYELQKRSLSMGKARGVNNGVNQSSLDYLFGSGESPSAVAATMGTTTTTTTTTTTDGTGGRPVTTTTTTVTENKKIPAGVRGSPNNYFRSEGQNCGNFLTERPSTKVHAAPGGGSSLGYLFGGPSSSAESAKK, encoded by the exons ATGGATGACTTTTTCTTTT ATTTCTCACTGTGCACATCCATTATTCCATCTGTTGCTTCTCTTCCTAGATTTGCAGCCAATCATAGAAGAAGACACTACGAACTACAAAAGAG ATCTCTCTCGATGGGTAAAGCAAGAGGAGTGAACAATGGTGTTAACCAAAGCTCTCTCGATTACCTCTTTGGTTCCGGCGAGTCTCCTTCCGCCGTTGCGGCAACAATGGGGACCACAACGACGACAACCACCACAACTACCACAGACGGAACCGGAGGGAGACCGGTGACGACCACGACGACCACGGTCACTGAGAATAAGAAGATACCTGCAGGTGTTAGAGGAAGTCCTAATAATTACTTCAGATCAGAAGGCCAAAACTGTGGCAACTTCCTCACG GAGAGACCATCGACTAAGGTTCATGCTGCTCCTGGTGGAGGATCTTCTCTTGGCTATCTCTTTGGTGGACCAAGTTCTTCTGCTGAATCTGCAAAGAAATGA
- the LOC106384121 gene encoding eukaryotic translation initiation factor 3 subunit M-like, protein MTTIVPTSEEDPFLAVVRFTSQLAWADAGPEAAEPEITRLCREAEESIVAGKWLELASLMVASAELVSPKISEKDLECTYTIICSLVKNANSPEDVLEMVKAISSKVVQKPSDKASLRLKILFNLYNLVDHPYARFQVYMKALTLAVEGKVAEYVVPSFEKIDSFLKEWSVDTKDQRQLFLAIANVLRENKSLVKESLKFLTKYLASFSNEDALDEAKEEAVRAVIEFVKASSIFQCDLLDLPAVAQLEKDAKYATVYQLLKIFLTQRLNAYMEFQAANAECLQTYGLVDEECVTKMRLLSLVDLASDESGKIPYTSIKDTLQVKEEEVELWIVKAITAKLIDCKMDQMNQVVIVSRCSEREFGSKQWQSLRTKLATWRDNIGNVISTIESNKVTEEGSQASSASAATIQGLGVR, encoded by the exons ATGACGACGATTGTTCCCACTTCCGAAGAAGATCCGTTTCTCGCCGTCGTCCGATTCACTTCCCAGCTCGCCTGGGCTGATGCTGGTCCCGAG GCTGCAGAGCCAGAGATCACCAGGCTGTGTAGGGAGGCTGAGGAGTCTATTGTAGCAGGAAAGTGGTTGGAGTTAGCTTCGTTAATGGTAGCTTCAGCTGAATTGGTTTCTCCCAAGATCTCTGAGAAAG ATCTTGAGTGCACCTACACCATCATTTGCAGCCTTGTCAAGAATGCGAATAGCCCCGAGGATGTTCTTGAAATGGTTAAAGCTATCTCCTCTAAGGTTGTTCAGAAACCGAGTGACAAAGCTTCACTCCGTTTGAAGAT CCTCTTCAATCTCTATAACCTTGTGGACCACCCGTATGCTCGTTTCCAAGTGTACATGAAAGCTCTAACACTGGCTGTTGAAGGGAAGGTTGCTGAGTACGTAGTTCCTTCTTTTGAGAAGATTGATAGCTTCTTGAAAGAGTGGAGCGTCGACACTAAAGATCAGAGGCAGCTCTTCCTTGCTATTGCTAACGTTCTGAGAGAGAACAAGAG CTTGGTGAAAGAATCCCTCAAGTTCTTGACGAAGTATCTAGCGTCTTTCTCCAATGAGGATGCTCTGGATGAAGCTAAGGAGGAGGCTGTGCGTGCAGTTATTGAATTTGTCAAGGCTTCCAGCATCTTCCAG TGTGATTTGTTGGACTTGCCAGCCGTAGCACAGTTGGAGAAAGATGCTAAGTATGCAACCGTTTACCAGCTACTTAAGATCTTTCTTACTCAGAGGCTGAATGCTTACATGGAATTCCAAGCTGCAAATGCAGAGTGTCTGCAAACCTATG GACTTGTCGATGAAGAATGTGTAACGAAGATGAGATTGTTGTCACTGGTGGACTTAGCTTCAGATGAATCCGGCAAAATACCTTACACCTCAATTAAAGACACTCTACAG GTGAAGGAAGAGGAGGTTGAACTATGGATCGTTAAGGCAATCACTGCTAAGCTGATCGATTGTAAGATGGATCAGATGAACCAAGTTGTCATTGTCAG CCGATGTTCCGAGCGTGAGTTCGGGTCAAAGCAATGGCAATCACTTCGAACGAAGCTCGCGACATGGCGG GATAACATTGGAAATGTCATAAGCACAATCGAATCGAACAAGGTAACCGAGGAAGGTTCTCAGGCATCATCAGCATCTGCTGCAACAATTCAAGGATTGGGTGTCCGTTGA
- the LOC106438923 gene encoding UDP-arabinopyranose mutase 1: MVEPANTVGIPLNHAALLRDELDIVIPTIRNLDFLEMWRPFLQPYHLIIVQDGDPSKTIAVPEGFDYELYNRNDINRILGPKASCISFKDSACRCFGYMVSKKKYIFTIDDDCFVAKDPSGKAVNALEQHIKNLLCPSSPLFFNTLYDPYREGADFVRGYPFSLREGVSTAVSHGLWLNIPDYDAPTQLVKPKERNTRYVDAVMTIPKGTLFPMCGMNLAFDRELIGPAMYFGLMGDGQPIGRYDDMWAGWCVKVICDHLGLGVKTGLPYIYHSKASNPFVNLKKEYKGIFWQEDIIPFFQSAKLSKEAVTVQQCYIELSKMVKEKLSAIDPYFDKLADAMVTWIEAWDELNPATKA; this comes from the exons ATGGTTGAACCGGCGAATACCGTTGGAATCCCACTGAACCACGCCGCGCTGCTGAGGGATGAGCTCGACATCGTGATCCCGACGATCCGCAACCTCGATTTCCTCGAGATGTGGAGGCCTTTTCTCCAGCCTTACCATCTCATCATCGTCCAGGACGGAGATCCTTCCAAGACCATTGCTGTCCCCGAAGGGTTCGATTACGAGCTCTACAACAGGAACGACATTAACCGTATCCTCGGTCCCAAAGCTTCGTGCATCTCCTTCAAGGACTCTGCTTGTCGCTGCTTCGGTTACATGGTCTCTAAGAAGAAGTACATCTTCACAATTGATGACGATTGCTTC GTTGCTAAGGATCCATCTGGAAAAGCTGTGAACGCACTTGAGCAACACATCAAGAACCTTCTCTGCCCATCGTCCCCACTTTTCTTCAACACCTTGTACGACCCATACCGTGAAGGTGCTGACTTCGTCCGTGGATACCCTTTCAGTCTCCGTGAGGGTGTTTCCACTGCTGTTTCCCATGGTCTCTGGCTCAACATCCCTGATTACGATGCTCCGACCCAACTCGTGAAGCCTAAGGAAAGGAACACAAG GTATGTGGATGCTGTCATGACCATCCCAAAGGGAACACTATTCCCAATGTGTGGAATGAACTTGGCCTTTGACCGTGAGCTCATTGGTCCGGCTATGTACTTCGGTCTCATGGGTGATGGTCAGCCTATTGGTCGCTACGACGATATGTGGGCTGGGTGGTGTGTCAAG GTGATCTGTGATCATTTGGGATTGGGAGTGAAGACGGGTCTTCCCTACATCTACCACAGCAAGGCGAGCAACCCATTTGTGAACCtgaagaaggagtacaagggaATTTTCTGGCAGGAGGACATCATTCCTTTCTTCCAGAGTGCAAAGCTCTCGAAAGAAGCTGTGACGGTTCAACAATGCTACATTGAGCTGTCCAAGATGGTGAAGGAGAAGCTTAGCGCCATTGATCCTTACTTTGACAAGCTTGCTGATGCTATGGTGACTTGGATTGAAGCTTGGGATGAGCTTAACCCGGCCACTAAAGCTTGA
- the LOC111204146 gene encoding protein GOLVEN 9-like isoform X1: MTKANEMKNTNTKLITLVIGFLVLVMIMHLPHALQGGNIDVGGSKYENYGLMLSGSDPLLMGRKQLKGLKPMESGTKKRSTKASRDSTKEIDNLMRSDYPSRMKGRKRTPIHN; the protein is encoded by the exons ATGACAAAGGCAAACGAGATGAAGAACACAAACACAAAGTTAATCACACTCGTTATAGGGTTTCTCGTCCTCGTGATGATAATGCATCTTCCTCATGCGCTTCAAG GTGGAAACATAGATGTAGGTGGATCCAAATACGAAAACTATGGTCTTATGCTAAGCGGCAGTGATCCTCTCTTGATGGGACGAAAG CAGTTAAAAGGTCTAAAGCCTATGGAGTCTGGAacaaagaaaagatcaacaaaAGCCTCGAGAGATTCAACAAAAGAAATTGATAATCTAATGAGAAGCGACTATCCGTCACGTATGAAAGGAAGGAAGAGGACTCCAATACATAACTGA
- the LOC111204146 gene encoding protein GOLVEN 9-like isoform X2 yields MTKANEMKNTNTKLITLVIGFLVLVMIMHLPHALQGGNIDVGGSKYENYGLMLSGSDPLLMGRKLKGLKPMESGTKKRSTKASRDSTKEIDNLMRSDYPSRMKGRKRTPIHN; encoded by the exons ATGACAAAGGCAAACGAGATGAAGAACACAAACACAAAGTTAATCACACTCGTTATAGGGTTTCTCGTCCTCGTGATGATAATGCATCTTCCTCATGCGCTTCAAG GTGGAAACATAGATGTAGGTGGATCCAAATACGAAAACTATGGTCTTATGCTAAGCGGCAGTGATCCTCTCTTGATGGGACGAAAG TTAAAAGGTCTAAAGCCTATGGAGTCTGGAacaaagaaaagatcaacaaaAGCCTCGAGAGATTCAACAAAAGAAATTGATAATCTAATGAGAAGCGACTATCCGTCACGTATGAAAGGAAGGAAGAGGACTCCAATACATAACTGA
- the LOC106438924 gene encoding rhamnogalacturonan I rhamnosyltransferase 1 codes for MQLEMCKSEKSIYHRKLWEMKVKFLGGSKFKNSLVSRSRMSLWMIRAMTILLLWSCFVHLVALGEMWGPRLLKGWPSCFNHGHDFPMAAAQDMASLPMKIALPPKRIYQNNGYLMISCNGGLNQMRAAICDMVTIARYMNVTLIVPELDKTSFWNDPSEFKDIFDVDHFITSLRDEVRILKEVPPRLKRRVELGVYHTMPPISWSNMSYYQDQILPLVKKHKILHLNKTDTRLVNNELPVEVQKLRCRVNFNGLRFTPKIEELGRRVVKILREKGPFLVLHLRYEMDMLAFSGCSHGCNRYEEEELTRMRYAYPWWKEKVINSELKRKEGLCPLTPEETALTLSALGIDRNVQIYIAAGEIYGGKRRLKALTDVFPNVVRKETLLDSSDLSFCQNHSSQMAALDYLISLESDIFVPTYYGNMAKVVEGHRRFLGFKKTIELNRKFLVNLIDEYYQGMLSWEVFSTTVKSFHATRMGGPKKRLVIPNKPKEEDYFYANPYECLQLLHENENGNSLDETK; via the exons ATGCAATTAGAAATGTGTAAATCAGAGAAGTCTATTTACCACAGAAAGCTCTGGGAGATGAAGGTTAAGTTTCTAGGAGGTAGCAAGTTCAAGAACTCCCTTGTTTCAAGGTCTCGTATGAGCCTTTGGATGATTCGTGCCATGACCATACTCTTGCTGTGGAGTTGTTTCGTTCATCTGGTGGCTTTGGGTGAGATGTGGGGACCAAGACTGTTGAAAGGCTGGCCTTCTTGTTTCAATCACGGACATGACTTCCCAATGGCTGCTGCACAAGATATGGCTTCTCTTCCCATGAAAATAGCCCTCCCTCCTAAAA GGATATATCAGAACAATGGCTATCTTATGATTTCTTGCAATGGAGGACTCAACCAAATGCGAGCTGCG ATATGTGATATGGTGACTATTGCAAGATACATGAATGTCACACTTATTGTCCCAGAGCTTGACAAGACCTCTTTTTGGAACGATCCTAg TGAGTTCAAAGACATATTCGACGTGGATCACTTCATAACTTCTTTGAGAGATGAGGTTCGTATACTCAAAGAGGTTCCTCCAAGGCTTAAGAGAAGGGTCGAGCTCGGTGTGTACCACACCATGCCTCCTATCAGCTGGTCCAACATGTCCTACTACCAAGACCAG ATTCTTCCCCTGGTGAAGAAGCATAAGATCTTACATCTAAACAAGACCGATACTCGACTTGTGAATAACGAACTTCCTGTTGAGGTTCAGAAGCTGAGATGCAGAGTAAACTTCAACGGGCTCAGGTTTACTCCAAAGATTGAGGAATTGGGTAGAAGAGTAGTCAAGATTCTGAGGGAGAAAGGTCCCTTTCTGGTTCTGCATCTCAGGTACGAAATGGATATGTTGGCATTCTCTGGTTGCTCTCACGGTTGCAACCGCTACGAAGAGGAAGAGCTCACAAGAATGAg ATATGCTTATCCATGGTGGAAGGAGAAAGTAATAAACTcagagttgaagaggaaagaaGGTCTTTGCCCATTGACTCCTGAAGAAACAGCTCTTACACTATCTGCCTTGGGCATTGACCGTAATGTTCAGATTTACATAGCTGCTGGAGAGATATACGGTGGTAAAAGGAGGTTAAAGGCTTTAACAGATGTCTTTCCCAATGTG GTGAGGAAAGAAACTCTGCTTGATTCGTCTGATTTGAGTTTTTGTCAGAACCATTCTTCTCAAATGGCTGCTCTTGATTACCTCATCTCGTTAGAAAGTGATATATTCGTTCCTACTTATTATGGGAACATGGCTAAAGTTGTGGAAGGTCATCGCAG GTTCTTGGGGTTCAAGAAAACGATTGAGCTAAACAGGAAGTTCTTGGTTAATCTAATAGATGAATACTACCAAGGAATGTTGAGCTGGGAAGTGTTTTCCACCACGGTGAAGAGCTTTCACGCTACAAGAATGGGAGGTCCAAAGAAGCGGCTTGTGATTCCTAATAaaccaaaagaagaagattacttCTATGCTAATCCATACGAATGTCTTCAGCTGTTACATGAGAATGAAAATGGCAATTCACTAGATGAAACCAAATGA
- the LOC106438925 gene encoding NADPH-dependent diflavin oxidoreductase 1 isoform X1 — MGEKQRKLLVLYASQTGNALDAAERIGREAERRGCPASIVSTDEFDPSSLPHEESVVFVVSTTGQGDSPDSFKEFWRFLLQRNLGNSWLQRVRFAVFGLGDSGYQKYNFVAKKLDKRLLDLGATTIVEKGLGDDQHPSGYEATLDPWMLSLWSTLYQINPKYFPKGPDVMIPQDELTDQPKYRILYHKQETLEPELMAESADIIERARGMSPGKLSKDKTKPDCFLKMIKNEVLTKAGSTKDVRHFEFQFVSSSIKYEVGDVVELLPSQDSSAIDAFIKRCHLDPESFITVCPRETVNNGSCGEVITHHVPIKLKTFVELTMDVTSASPRRYFFEVMSFYATAELEKERLQYFASAEGRDDLYNYNQKERKSVLEVLEDFSSVQMPFEWLVQLVPSLKPRAFSISSSPLAHPGQVHLTVSVVSWITPSYPYKRTRKGLCSSWLASLTPEQEINIPIWFHKGSLPAPPQSLPLILVGPGTGCAPFRGFIAERAVQAQTSPIAPVMFFFGCRNKDTDFLYKDFWESHAREGGMLSEVKGGGFYTAFSRDQPKKVYVQHRILEMRKKVWDLLCDGAAVYVAGSSTKMPCDVMSALEEIVMEETGGSKEMASRWLKALEKAGRYNVEAWS; from the exons ATGGGAGAAAAGCAGAGGAAGCTGCTCGTGCTGTATGCTTCTCAGACCGGAAACGCTCTCGATGCGGCAGAGCGTATTGGCCGCGAAGCTGAACGCCGAGGCTGCCCTGCCTCTATCGTCTCCACCGACGAATTCGACCCT AGTTCTTTACCTCATGAGGAGTCTGTTGTTTTTGTTGTATCCACTACAGGGCAAGGAGACTCTCCTGATTCTTTTAAG GAGTTTTGGAGGTTTCTTCTTCAAAGAAACTTGGGAAACTCTTGGTTGCAACGAGTTCGCTTTGCAGTGTTTGGGCTTGGTGATTCAGGTTACCAGAAGTATAAT TTTGTAGCAAAGAAGCTAGACAAAAGGTTACTAGATCTTGGGGCCACAACCATCGTTGAGAAAGGTCTGGGAGATGATCAACACCCATCAGG GTATGAAGCAACTCTTGATCCTTGGATGCTGTCTTTATGGAGTACATTATATCAGATCAATCCAAAATACTTTCCTAAAGGTCCAGATGTGATGATTCCTCAAGATGAATTAACTGATCAGCCCAAATATAGGATCTTATATCATAAGCAGGAGACACTGGAGCCTGAATTGATGGCAGAGTCAG CAGACATCATAGAAAGAGCCCGTGGAATGTCACCCGGAAAATTATCCAAGGACAAAACTAAACCAGACTGCTTTCTCAAGATG ATTAAAAATGAAGTCTTGACGAAAGCTGGAAGTACAAAGGATGTCCGCCACTTCGAGTTCCAATTTGTTTCTTCT AGTATCAAATATGAAGTGGGCGATGTTGTTGAGCTTCTTCCAAGCCAAGATTCTTCAGCAATAGATGCGTTTATAAAACGCTGTCATTTGGACCCGGAATCATTCATCACA GTTTGTCCGAGAGAGACAGTGAATAATGGTTCATGTGGAGAAGTAATTACACACCATGTCCCTATCAAGCTTAAGACTTTTGTTGAATTAACAATGGACGTTACATCTGCTTCACCTCGACGATACTTCTTCGAG GTTATGAGCTTCTATGCAACAGCTGAACTTGAGAAGGAAAGACTGCAATACTTTGCCTCAGCCGAGGGACGTGATGACCTCTACAATTACAATCAGAAGGAAAGAAAAAGCGTCCTTGAG GTGCTAGAGGATTTCTCTTCCGTGCAAATGCCTTTTGAGTGGCTAGTACAGTTAGTACCATCGCTAAAACCACGAGCTTTTTCGATATCTTCATCTCCTTTGGCCCACCCTGGTCAAGTACATTTGACAGTAAGCGTGGTATCATGGATCACCCCTTCATACCCTTATAAGAGAACTCGAAAAGGTCTATGCTCCTCTTGGCTCGCAAGCCTCACACCTGAGCAAG AGATAAACATACCGATTTGGTTTCACAAAGGCTCTCTTCCTGCTCCACCACAGTCGCTTCCACTCATCTTAGTGGGACCTGGAACCGGATGTGCCCCTTTCCGCGGGTTCATAGCTGAGAGAGCCGTGCAAGCTCAGACCAGCCCGATCGCACCAGTCATGTTCTTCTTTGGTTGCAGGAACAAAGACACTGACTTTTTATACAAAGACTTCTGGGAGTCTCATGCAAGAGAAGGAGGCATGCTCTCTGAAGTAAAAGGCGGAGGGTTTTACACAGCATTCTCTAGAGACCAACCGAAGAAGGTTTACGTGCAACACAGGATACTAGAGATGAGGAAGAAAGTTTGGGATTTGCTATGTGATGGAGCCGCCGTTTACGTGGCGGGCTCGTCCACGAAAATGCCTTGTGATGTGATGTCGGCCTTGGAGGAGATTGTGATGGAGGAGACCGGAGGATCAAAGGAAATGGCTTCACGGTGGCTCAAGGCTTTGGAGAAAGCTGGGAGATACAATGTTGAAGCTTGGTCTTAA
- the LOC106438925 gene encoding NADPH-dependent diflavin oxidoreductase 1 isoform X2 gives MGEKQRKLLVLYASQTGNALDAAERIGREAERRGCPASIVSTDEFDPSSLPHEESVVFVVSTTGQGDSPDSFKEFWRFLLQRNLGNSWLQRVRFAVFGLGDSGYQKYNFVAKKLDKRLLDLGATTIVEKGLGDDQHPSGYEATLDPWMLSLWSTLYQINPKYFPKGPDVMIPQDELTDQPKYRILYHKQETLEPELMAESDIIERARGMSPGKLSKDKTKPDCFLKMIKNEVLTKAGSTKDVRHFEFQFVSSSIKYEVGDVVELLPSQDSSAIDAFIKRCHLDPESFITVCPRETVNNGSCGEVITHHVPIKLKTFVELTMDVTSASPRRYFFEVMSFYATAELEKERLQYFASAEGRDDLYNYNQKERKSVLEVLEDFSSVQMPFEWLVQLVPSLKPRAFSISSSPLAHPGQVHLTVSVVSWITPSYPYKRTRKGLCSSWLASLTPEQEINIPIWFHKGSLPAPPQSLPLILVGPGTGCAPFRGFIAERAVQAQTSPIAPVMFFFGCRNKDTDFLYKDFWESHAREGGMLSEVKGGGFYTAFSRDQPKKVYVQHRILEMRKKVWDLLCDGAAVYVAGSSTKMPCDVMSALEEIVMEETGGSKEMASRWLKALEKAGRYNVEAWS, from the exons ATGGGAGAAAAGCAGAGGAAGCTGCTCGTGCTGTATGCTTCTCAGACCGGAAACGCTCTCGATGCGGCAGAGCGTATTGGCCGCGAAGCTGAACGCCGAGGCTGCCCTGCCTCTATCGTCTCCACCGACGAATTCGACCCT AGTTCTTTACCTCATGAGGAGTCTGTTGTTTTTGTTGTATCCACTACAGGGCAAGGAGACTCTCCTGATTCTTTTAAG GAGTTTTGGAGGTTTCTTCTTCAAAGAAACTTGGGAAACTCTTGGTTGCAACGAGTTCGCTTTGCAGTGTTTGGGCTTGGTGATTCAGGTTACCAGAAGTATAAT TTTGTAGCAAAGAAGCTAGACAAAAGGTTACTAGATCTTGGGGCCACAACCATCGTTGAGAAAGGTCTGGGAGATGATCAACACCCATCAGG GTATGAAGCAACTCTTGATCCTTGGATGCTGTCTTTATGGAGTACATTATATCAGATCAATCCAAAATACTTTCCTAAAGGTCCAGATGTGATGATTCCTCAAGATGAATTAACTGATCAGCCCAAATATAGGATCTTATATCATAAGCAGGAGACACTGGAGCCTGAATTGATGGCAGAGTCAG ACATCATAGAAAGAGCCCGTGGAATGTCACCCGGAAAATTATCCAAGGACAAAACTAAACCAGACTGCTTTCTCAAGATG ATTAAAAATGAAGTCTTGACGAAAGCTGGAAGTACAAAGGATGTCCGCCACTTCGAGTTCCAATTTGTTTCTTCT AGTATCAAATATGAAGTGGGCGATGTTGTTGAGCTTCTTCCAAGCCAAGATTCTTCAGCAATAGATGCGTTTATAAAACGCTGTCATTTGGACCCGGAATCATTCATCACA GTTTGTCCGAGAGAGACAGTGAATAATGGTTCATGTGGAGAAGTAATTACACACCATGTCCCTATCAAGCTTAAGACTTTTGTTGAATTAACAATGGACGTTACATCTGCTTCACCTCGACGATACTTCTTCGAG GTTATGAGCTTCTATGCAACAGCTGAACTTGAGAAGGAAAGACTGCAATACTTTGCCTCAGCCGAGGGACGTGATGACCTCTACAATTACAATCAGAAGGAAAGAAAAAGCGTCCTTGAG GTGCTAGAGGATTTCTCTTCCGTGCAAATGCCTTTTGAGTGGCTAGTACAGTTAGTACCATCGCTAAAACCACGAGCTTTTTCGATATCTTCATCTCCTTTGGCCCACCCTGGTCAAGTACATTTGACAGTAAGCGTGGTATCATGGATCACCCCTTCATACCCTTATAAGAGAACTCGAAAAGGTCTATGCTCCTCTTGGCTCGCAAGCCTCACACCTGAGCAAG AGATAAACATACCGATTTGGTTTCACAAAGGCTCTCTTCCTGCTCCACCACAGTCGCTTCCACTCATCTTAGTGGGACCTGGAACCGGATGTGCCCCTTTCCGCGGGTTCATAGCTGAGAGAGCCGTGCAAGCTCAGACCAGCCCGATCGCACCAGTCATGTTCTTCTTTGGTTGCAGGAACAAAGACACTGACTTTTTATACAAAGACTTCTGGGAGTCTCATGCAAGAGAAGGAGGCATGCTCTCTGAAGTAAAAGGCGGAGGGTTTTACACAGCATTCTCTAGAGACCAACCGAAGAAGGTTTACGTGCAACACAGGATACTAGAGATGAGGAAGAAAGTTTGGGATTTGCTATGTGATGGAGCCGCCGTTTACGTGGCGGGCTCGTCCACGAAAATGCCTTGTGATGTGATGTCGGCCTTGGAGGAGATTGTGATGGAGGAGACCGGAGGATCAAAGGAAATGGCTTCACGGTGGCTCAAGGCTTTGGAGAAAGCTGGGAGATACAATGTTGAAGCTTGGTCTTAA
- the LOC106438925 gene encoding NADPH-dependent diflavin oxidoreductase 1 isoform X3 has translation MLSLWSTLYQINPKYFPKGPDVMIPQDELTDQPKYRILYHKQETLEPELMAESADIIERARGMSPGKLSKDKTKPDCFLKMIKNEVLTKAGSTKDVRHFEFQFVSSSIKYEVGDVVELLPSQDSSAIDAFIKRCHLDPESFITVCPRETVNNGSCGEVITHHVPIKLKTFVELTMDVTSASPRRYFFEVMSFYATAELEKERLQYFASAEGRDDLYNYNQKERKSVLEVLEDFSSVQMPFEWLVQLVPSLKPRAFSISSSPLAHPGQVHLTVSVVSWITPSYPYKRTRKGLCSSWLASLTPEQEINIPIWFHKGSLPAPPQSLPLILVGPGTGCAPFRGFIAERAVQAQTSPIAPVMFFFGCRNKDTDFLYKDFWESHAREGGMLSEVKGGGFYTAFSRDQPKKVYVQHRILEMRKKVWDLLCDGAAVYVAGSSTKMPCDVMSALEEIVMEETGGSKEMASRWLKALEKAGRYNVEAWS, from the exons ATGCTGTCTTTATGGAGTACATTATATCAGATCAATCCAAAATACTTTCCTAAAGGTCCAGATGTGATGATTCCTCAAGATGAATTAACTGATCAGCCCAAATATAGGATCTTATATCATAAGCAGGAGACACTGGAGCCTGAATTGATGGCAGAGTCAG CAGACATCATAGAAAGAGCCCGTGGAATGTCACCCGGAAAATTATCCAAGGACAAAACTAAACCAGACTGCTTTCTCAAGATG ATTAAAAATGAAGTCTTGACGAAAGCTGGAAGTACAAAGGATGTCCGCCACTTCGAGTTCCAATTTGTTTCTTCT AGTATCAAATATGAAGTGGGCGATGTTGTTGAGCTTCTTCCAAGCCAAGATTCTTCAGCAATAGATGCGTTTATAAAACGCTGTCATTTGGACCCGGAATCATTCATCACA GTTTGTCCGAGAGAGACAGTGAATAATGGTTCATGTGGAGAAGTAATTACACACCATGTCCCTATCAAGCTTAAGACTTTTGTTGAATTAACAATGGACGTTACATCTGCTTCACCTCGACGATACTTCTTCGAG GTTATGAGCTTCTATGCAACAGCTGAACTTGAGAAGGAAAGACTGCAATACTTTGCCTCAGCCGAGGGACGTGATGACCTCTACAATTACAATCAGAAGGAAAGAAAAAGCGTCCTTGAG GTGCTAGAGGATTTCTCTTCCGTGCAAATGCCTTTTGAGTGGCTAGTACAGTTAGTACCATCGCTAAAACCACGAGCTTTTTCGATATCTTCATCTCCTTTGGCCCACCCTGGTCAAGTACATTTGACAGTAAGCGTGGTATCATGGATCACCCCTTCATACCCTTATAAGAGAACTCGAAAAGGTCTATGCTCCTCTTGGCTCGCAAGCCTCACACCTGAGCAAG AGATAAACATACCGATTTGGTTTCACAAAGGCTCTCTTCCTGCTCCACCACAGTCGCTTCCACTCATCTTAGTGGGACCTGGAACCGGATGTGCCCCTTTCCGCGGGTTCATAGCTGAGAGAGCCGTGCAAGCTCAGACCAGCCCGATCGCACCAGTCATGTTCTTCTTTGGTTGCAGGAACAAAGACACTGACTTTTTATACAAAGACTTCTGGGAGTCTCATGCAAGAGAAGGAGGCATGCTCTCTGAAGTAAAAGGCGGAGGGTTTTACACAGCATTCTCTAGAGACCAACCGAAGAAGGTTTACGTGCAACACAGGATACTAGAGATGAGGAAGAAAGTTTGGGATTTGCTATGTGATGGAGCCGCCGTTTACGTGGCGGGCTCGTCCACGAAAATGCCTTGTGATGTGATGTCGGCCTTGGAGGAGATTGTGATGGAGGAGACCGGAGGATCAAAGGAAATGGCTTCACGGTGGCTCAAGGCTTTGGAGAAAGCTGGGAGATACAATGTTGAAGCTTGGTCTTAA